From a region of the Nonlabens sp. Hel1_33_55 genome:
- a CDS encoding LytR/AlgR family response regulator transcription factor, protein MKCIIVDDEVAARTIVSHLCSQTDNLKVLEEFPNAMQAIKFLNKNEVDLIFLDIHMPDFTGFDFIDTLKNPPKIILTTSDKNFAIEAFSYECIVDYLVKPITLPRFQKAVLKAENFVKPTEAAPLSRNTSKADPAEKEMYVNIDRRLIKIEFDKVYLIEAKGDYILIKTEDKNYTVHSTLKKIQEKLPDSSFLKVHRSYIINFRKIIDIEDNSVLIAKNVVPISRSNRPELMKRLNLL, encoded by the coding sequence TTGAAGTGTATCATAGTAGATGACGAGGTAGCAGCTAGAACGATAGTGAGCCATCTGTGCAGTCAGACCGATAATTTGAAGGTGTTGGAAGAGTTTCCCAATGCCATGCAGGCCATTAAATTCTTGAATAAGAACGAAGTGGATTTGATATTTCTAGACATTCATATGCCAGATTTTACAGGCTTTGACTTTATCGATACGCTCAAAAATCCGCCTAAAATCATCCTGACCACATCAGATAAAAACTTTGCGATAGAAGCTTTTAGCTATGAATGTATTGTCGATTATCTGGTAAAACCCATCACGTTACCTAGATTTCAAAAAGCCGTACTCAAGGCAGAGAATTTTGTAAAACCCACAGAAGCCGCACCTTTATCTCGCAACACTTCTAAAGCAGATCCAGCAGAAAAGGAAATGTATGTAAACATCGATCGTCGATTGATTAAAATTGAGTTCGATAAAGTCTATTTGATAGAAGCTAAAGGTGATTACATTCTTATCAAAACAGAGGATAAAAACTACACCGTGCATTCCACGCTTAAAAAAATACAAGAAAAGCTACCAGACAGCAGCTTTTTGAAAGTACACCGTTCCTACATCATCAATTTTAGAAAAATCATTGATATCGAGGATAACAGCGTGCTCATTGCAAAAAATGTGGTGCCCATAAGCAGGTCCAACAGACCTGAATTGATGAAGCGTTTAAATCTCTTGTAA
- a CDS encoding Hpt domain-containing protein, which produces MEQPNRNYINELSGGNKEFEDKLIHVIKSEWPDEVEEYHENMKNSAFAKAAQNVHKIKHKLGIVGLVEGYELAVQYELQLKDGNTIMKEQFQNILNVVTRFINGL; this is translated from the coding sequence ATGGAACAGCCCAATCGCAATTATATCAACGAATTATCAGGAGGCAATAAAGAATTTGAAGATAAACTGATTCATGTAATCAAGTCAGAATGGCCCGATGAGGTTGAAGAATACCACGAGAATATGAAGAATTCCGCTTTCGCGAAAGCGGCACAAAACGTACACAAAATCAAACATAAATTAGGCATCGTTGGTCTAGTTGAAGGTTATGAACTAGCGGTGCAATATGAACTCCAACTCAAAGATGGAAACACGATAATGAAAGAGCAATTTCAGAACATTTTGAATGTGGTTACCCGTTTCATAAATGGATTGTAA